One genomic region from Quercus robur chromosome 4, dhQueRobu3.1, whole genome shotgun sequence encodes:
- the LOC126724011 gene encoding thioredoxin-like protein Clot: MPMKQLDATVSNFDTVFEKFRSEAPNNKANLILFLADKDPSTSLSWCPDCVRAEPVIYKKLETGADDVALLRAFVGDRPTWRNPQHPWRVDSRFKLTGVPTLIRWENDTIQGRLEDHEAHLENKIDALVAGK, from the exons ATGCCGATGAAGCAGTTGGACGCCACAGTATCAAACTTTGACACTGTGTTTGAGAAGTTCAGATCAGAAGCACCCAATAACAAAGCCAATCTCATTCTCTTCTTGGCTGACAAAGACCCTTCTACCTCTCTCAGCTGGTGCcctg ATTGTGTTAGAGCTGAACCTGTAATCTACAAGAAGCTGGAGACAGGAGCAGATGATGTGGCACTCTTGAGAGCTTTTGTTGGAGATAGACCAACATGGCGGAATCCCCAGCATCCATGGAGAGTAGACTCAAGGTTTAAGCTGACAGGAGTTCCAACACTCATCCGCTGGGAAAATGATACTATCCAAGGTCGTCTTGAAGACCATGAAGCACAccttgaaaacaaaattgatgCCCTCGTTGCTGGCAAATGA
- the LOC126724014 gene encoding 60S ribosomal protein L6-1-like has product MAPKQRTPKVSRNPDLVRGVGKYSRSKMYHKRGLWAIKAKNGGVFPRHDAQPKAPAPAAKAPKFYPADDVKKPLVNKRKPKPTKLRASITPGTVLIILSGRFMGKRVVFLKQLSSGLLLVTGPFKINGVPLRRVNQSYVIATSTKVDISGVNVEKFDDKYFAKEVQKKKKKGEGEFFEAENEEKNVLPQEKKEEQKAVDTALIKSIEAVPDLKTYLAARFSLKAGMKPHELKF; this is encoded by the exons ATGGCACCAAAGCAGAGGACCCCAAAGGTTAGCCGGAACCCAGATCTGGTTCGCGGGGTCGGCAAGTACTCCAGGTCCAAGATGTACCACAAGCGAGGCCTCTGGGCCATCAAGGCCAAAAACGGTGGCGTTTTCCCTCGCCACGACGCTCAGCCCAAGGCTCCTGCTCCGGCTGCCAAAGCTCCCAAGTTCTACCCAGCTGATGATGTGAAGAAGCCGCTCGTTAACAAGCGCAAACCCAAGCCCACCAAGCTCAG GGCTAGTATTACTCCAGGAACTGTGTTGATCATTCTTTCTGGGAGGTTCATGGGAAAGAGAGTTGTGTTCCTGAAGCAGCTCTCATCTGGATTGCTTTTGGTCACTG GCCCATTCAAGATTAATGGTGTTCCACTAAGACGTGTCAATCAGTCTTATGTGATTGCTACTTCCACAAAGGTTGACATCTCTGGAGTTAATGTGGAAAAGTTTGATGACAAGTACTTTGCCAAGGAAgttcagaagaagaaaaagaagggagaGGGAGAGTTTTTTGAGGCTGAGAACGAG GAGAAAAATGTACTCCCAcaagagaaaaaggaggaacAGAAGGCTGTGGATACAGCATTGATAAAATCCATCGAGGCAGTTCCAGACTTGAAGACCTACTTGGCTGCAAGGTTTTCTCTTAAGGCGGGCATGAAACCACATGAGTTGAAATTTTAG
- the LOC126724012 gene encoding 30S ribosomal protein 2, chloroplastic, producing MASISSILSPPNNLLYNPTKPLTLAPKLHFQTPKKTHFQNLPSFTFSPLILSPKRSQVLFAVAEDTQVDVSSEAARKLYIGNIPRTVDNAELTRIVEEHGAVEKAEVMFDKYSGRSRRFAFATMKTVEDANAVVEKLNGTEIGGRQIKVNITEKPLSTVESSLLQVEESQFVDSPHKVYVGNLAKAVTTEILEKFFSEKGKVLSAKVSRVPGTSKSSGFGFVTFSSDEDVETAITSFNNTLLEGQRIRVNKA from the exons atggCTTCAATCTCATCCATACTCTCACCTCCCAATAATCTCCTTTACAACCCCACAAAACCCCTTACACTCGCACCAAAACTCCATTTCCAAACCCCCAAAAAAACCCATTTCCAAAACCTTCCCAGCTTCACTTTCTCACCTCTCATTCTCTCCCCCAAGCGCTCCCAAGTGCTCTTTGCTGTGGCTGAGGACACCCAAGTTGATGTGTCCTCCGAGGCTGCAAGGAAGCTCTACATTGGCAACATTCCTAGGACTGTGGATAATGCTGAGCTCACCCGGATTGTCGAAGAGCATGGTGCTGTGGAGAAGGCTGAG gtGATGTTTGATAAGTACTCTGGAAGAAGCCGCCGATTTGCATTTGCTACAATGAAGACAGTTGAGGATGCAAATGCAGTAGTAGAGAAACTGAATGGAACT GAAATTGGAGGACGTCAGATCAAAGTAAACATAACAGAAAAGCCTTTGTCAACAGTAGAATCTTCACTTTTGCAAGTAGAGGAATCTCAATTTGTTGATAGCCCCCACAAAGTTTATGTAGGAAATCTTGCAAAGGCAGTAACCACGGAAATTCTTGAAAAGTTCTTTTCTGAAAAGGGAAAGGTTCTTAGTGCAAAGGTTTCTCGGGTTCCAGGGACCTCAAAATCCAGTGGGTTCGGGTTTGTTACATTTTCTTCAGATGAGGATGTAGAAACTGCAATCACATCTTTTAACAACACT TTGTTAGAAGGGCAACGAATTCGTGTAAATAAGGCATAA
- the LOC126724013 gene encoding FT-interacting protein 1-like gives MKLVVEVVDANDLMPKDGEGSASSFVEVDFDSQLSRTKTVPKNLNPIWNQKLFFNFDETKNHHPAIEISVYNERRPIPGRNFLGRVRIPCSNIVKKGEEAYQRLQLERKWLFSSVKGEIGLKIYLSPESKPKSPPPSSPLKPAEAPHSSPPQPPEPRISISSPPPLPNTPPISENTNLISKTLAAVPKAEAPVVETPKAVTAEPLKETSTFAEVDNSNSFIAVAKSSGAKPAKRPKKEIVEPVEERVGTAQHIYKHQVLQQPGISVEKRPQGVPFNMHQTNPRGHQAQASHQDDYNLKDTNPQLGERWPNSGAFGGRGWMNGERHTSTYDLVEQMFYLYVRVVKAKDLPPSVITGSCDPYVEVKLGNYKGKTRHFEKRLNPEWNQVFAFSKERVQSSVLEVFVKDREMVGRDDYLGRVVFDLHEIPTRVPPDSPLAPQWYRLEDRRGHGKVRGEIMVAVWMGTQADEAFSEAWHSDAAAAYGEGVFNTRSKVYVSPKLWYLRVNVIEAQDVLPNDRNRLPDVFVKAQVGSQVLKTNVSETRTTNPLWNEDLIFVAAEPFEDQLIITVEDHVHYSKDELLGSISLPLDIFERRLDHRSVHSRWFNLEKYGFGILDADRRKELKFSSRIHLRVCLEGGYHVLDESTLYISDQRPTSRQLWKQPVGILEVGILSAQGLLPMKMKDGRGSTDAYCVAKYGQKWVRTRTILDTFNPKWNEQYTWEVYDPCTVITLGVFDNCHLGGGEKPNGGNAVRDSRIGKVRIRLSTLEAHKIYSHSYPLLVLQPNGVKKMGELQLSVRFTTLSLAHMVYIYGHPLLPKMHYLHPFTVNQVDNLRHQAMNIVAVRLGRAEPPLRKEVVEYMLDRDSHMWSMRRSKANFFRIMSLLSGIFSMSRWFSDVCNWKNPMTSVLVHILFLILIWYPELILPTLFLYMFLIGLWNYRFRPRHPPHMDTKVSWAEAVNPDELDEEFDTFPSSRPNDIARLRYDRLRTVAGRIQTVVGDIATQGERIHSVLSWRDPRATSLFVLFCFCAAVVLYVTPFRAVALLAGLYYLRHPRFRSKLPSVPSNFFRRLPARTDSLL, from the coding sequence ATGAAGCTAGTGGTAGAAGTAGTAGATGCTAATGATCTTATGCCCAAGGATGGTGAGGGATCAGCTAGTTCATTTGTGGAAGTTGATTTTGACAGTCAATTAAGCCGAACCAAAACCGTCCCAAAGAACCTCAACCCCATTTGGAACCAGaaacttttctttaattttgatgAAACCAAAAACCACCATCCAGCCATTGAAATTTCTGTTTACAATGAGAGAAGACCAATTCCAGGCAGAAACTTCCTTGGTCGAGTTAGAATTCCTTGCTCAAATATCGTGAAGAAAGGAGAGGAAGCTTATCAAAGACTCCAATTAGAAAGGAAGTGGTTATTCTCTTCTGTCAAAGGTGAGATTGGCCTAAAAATCTATCTTTCACCAGaatccaaaccaaaatctcCTCCCCCATCCTCTCCACTAAAACCAGCAGAAGCTCCTCATTCTAGTCCACCACAACCACCAGAACCCCGAATTTCTATTTCTAGCCCTCCACCTCTTCCTAATACTCCTCCCATTTCAGAAAATACAAATCTTATTAGCAAAACATTAGCTGCTGTTCCCAAAGCAGAAGCTCCTGTTGTTGAAACTCCAAAGGCTGTAACAGCAGAACCTTTGAAAGAAACTTCTACATTTGCTGAGGTAGACAATTCTAATTCCTTTATTGCAGTTGCCAAGTCAAGTGGTGCTAAGCCTGCTAAACGTCCAAAGAAGGAGATTGTGGAACCTGTTGAAGAAAGAGTTGGCACAGCCCAACATATATACAAACACCAAGTTCTGCAGCAGCCTGGCATATCAGTGGAGAAACGACCACAAGGTGTCCCATTCAACATGCACCAGACTAATCCACGAGGCCACCAGGCCCAGGCAAGCCACCAAGACGACTACAATTTGAAGGACACCAATCCACAACTTGGTGAGCGGTGGCCAAATAGTGGAGCATTTGGTGGAAGAGGATGGATGAATGGTGAGAGACATACAAGTACTTATGACCTTGTTGAGCAGATGTTTTATCTATATGTTCGAGTTGTGAAAGCAAAAGATCTTCCTCCCAGTGTCATCACTGGTAGCTGTGATCCTTATGTGGAAGTCAAACTGGGGAATTATAAAGGAAAAACAAGGCATTTTGAGAAGAGACTGAATCCAGAGTGGAATCAAGTATTTGCTTTCTCAAAAGAACGCGTTCAGTCCTCAGTACTAGAAGTTTTTGTGAAGGATAGGGAAATGGTGGGAAGGGATGATTATCTTGGAAGGGTAGTTTTTGATTTGCATGAGATTCCAACCAGAGTTCCCCCTGACAGTCCACTGGCTCCTCAGTGGTACAGATTGGAGGACCGGCGTGGACACGGAAAGGTAAGGGGTGAGATCATGGTTGCAGTTTGGATGGGAACACAAGCTGATGAAGCCTTCTCAGAGGCATGGCATTCTGATGCTGCTGCTGCTTATGGAGAGGGTGTTTTTAACACCCGTTCAAAGGTTTATGTATCCCCCAAACTGTGGTACCTGAGGGTGAATGTGATTGAAGCTCAGGATGTGCTGCCTAATGACAGAAACAGGCTCCCAGATGTTTTTGTCAAAGCTCAGGTTGGTAGTCAAGTGCTAAAAACCAATGTAAGTGAAACTCGCACTACTAATCCACTTTGGAATgaagatttaatttttgtggcagcTGAACCTTTTGAGGATCAGCTGATCATTACTGTTGAGGATCATGTGCACTATTCGAAAGACGAATTGTTGGGGAGCATTAGCCTACCACTGGACATATTTGAGAGGCGCCTGGACCACAGGTCAGTTCACTCACGATGGTTCAATCTTGAGAAATATGGTTTCGGAATCTTGGATGCTGACAGGAGGAAAGAGCTCAAGTTTTCAAGCAGAATTCACCTAAGAGTTTGTCTTGAAGGAGGATACCATGTACTTGATGAATCAACTCTCTACATAAGTGATCAAAGGCCAACATCAAGGCAATTGTGGAAACAGCCCGTTGGGATATTGGAAGTAGGCATTTTGAGTGCACAAGGGCTTCTCCCGATGAAGATGAAGGATGGCAGAGGGAGTACTGATGCTTACTGTGTAGCTAAGTATGGCCAAAAATGGGTTCGAACCAGAACAATCCTCGACACCTTCAATCCAAAATGGAATGAGCAATACACATGGGAAGTGTATGACCCCTGCACAGTGATCACATTGGGTGTGTTTGACAACTGCCACTTGGGTGGAGGTGAGAAACCAAATGGTGGCAATGCAGTGCGGGATTCACGGATTGGAAAGGTACGAATTCGGCTATCAACACTAGAAGCTCATAAAATATATTCACATTCTTACCCACTTCTTGTTCTACAACCAAATGGGGTAAAGAAAATGGGAGAGCTCCAACTATCAGTTCGTTTCACTACCCTCTCTCTAGCTCATATGGTATATATTTATGGCCATCCCTTGCTTCCAAAAATGCATTACTTACATCCTTTCACAGTGAACCAAGTAGACAATTTAAGACACCAAGCAATGAATATTGTAGCTGTGAGGCTTGGTAGAGCTGAACCACCTCTCAGAAAAGAAGTGGTGGAGTACATGTTAGATAGAGATTCCCACATGTGGAGTATGAGAAGAAGCAAAGCTAACTTCTTTCGCATTATGTCACTTCTTTCGGGCATCTTCTCCATGAGCCGATGGTTTAGTGATGTTTGCAACTGGAAGAACCCTATGACATCTGTTCTGGTTCATATACTGTTTCTGATATTGATTTGGTACCCAGAGCTGATACTTCCAACTCTCTTCCTCTACATGTTCCTCATCGGGTTATGGAACTATAGGTTCCGGCCAAGGCACCCTCCTCACATGGATACTAAAGTGTCATGGGCAGAGGCAGTAAACCCAGATGAACTTGATGAGGAATTTGACACATTTCCTTCCTCAAGGCCAAATGACATAGCTCGTTTGAGGTATGATAGACTTAGAACTGTTGCAGGGAGGATTCAAACTGTTGTTGGTGACATAGCAACACAAGGGGAAAGAATTCATTCTGTACTAAGCTGGAGAGACCCAAGAGCAACAAGCCTTTTCGTATTGTTCTGCTTTTGTGCAGCTGTGGTGCTTTATGTGACACCATTCAGAGCAGTGGCACTGCTTGCGGGCTTGTATTACTTGCGGCACCCTAGGTTCCGGAGCAAGCTGCCCTCTGTACCCAGCAATTTCTTCAGGAGGTTGCCAGCTCGAACAGATAGCTTACTCTAA
- the LOC126724010 gene encoding sister chromatid cohesion 1 protein 3: protein MFYSQTFLARKGPLGTVWFAAHLQHRLKKSHYTSTDISSTVDRIMFPEVPIALRMSGHLLLGVVRIYSKKVDYLFHDCNLALNLLRKAFDSINLNLPEDARKAPVQSITLPETFDLDALELNDEMNYEGAEDDHLKSLEEITLADQIPTGGEIYVAITFDEDIVMMDSSSLEVVPNSDVRLMEEDIPAPPLVKGFEEPGPSNQREALNGSLSDDRTPQNLQHDANFQDAGPSNQTETLDTRLSDDNIPQDIPEMEILRDAGHDFGLENLPPVLPDYGDNIVETNRSLNEIVNEKDILSPIMEENLMSGEKSLPFQQHSEPPTSAASEQGLEIHDTRVAFGDISPGLGIIRSTPPVQQPKARPRKRKQHFDKATVLNNKFMKKSLEDYSDLLRKKRDVPCSALGMWKLNNVRRKEQIFDQPSLTGLSMDICNIYKKDCIFTKPHLVLSEEDFPDPRVASSPASTTDHPPELRVAQSPAHTTEAVLEPVAQSPVPETDIDMEMERPRNVESQDGSNFLNEFAPTPARSMASTLRGDDFTHVTIETELLPTPDLAASTGTRRSELETPMTFLEERLGLENTALSDIPDLMNSAELDDLYFLEADNNTPTGSQATGIVDSLSVRTRAVAQYLKRHSPIDPISEDLSGDLSLNKILEGKTRKLCARMFFETLVLKSYGLVDVQQEEPYGDISLKLTPTLSKSQF from the exons ATTTTTGGCGCGAAAAGGGCCACTGGGAACAGTATGGTTCGCCGCTCATCTACAGCACCGCCTCAAAAAGTCTCACTACACCTCCACCGATATCTCCTCCACTGTTG ATCGAATCATGTTTCCGGAAGTTCCCATTGCACTGAGAATGTCGGGCCACCTTCTTTTGGGCGTTGTTCGGATATATTCAAAGAAAGTGGATTATCTGTTCCATGATTGTAATCTTGCTTTGAATTTGTTAAGAAAGGCCTTCGATTCTATAAATCTTAATTTGCCGGAGGATGCAAGAAAGGCACCGGTTCAATCGATCACGTTGCCAGAAACATTTGACCTTGATGCTTTGGAATTGAATGATGAGATGAATTATGAGGG GGCCGAGGATGATCACCTCAAGAGTCTAGAGGAGATTACGTTAGCAG ATCAAATTCCTACTGGAGGAGAGATTTATGTTGCCATAACTTTTGATGAG GATATTGTAATGATGGATTCATCAAGTCTAGAGGTGGTTCCCAATTCGGATGTTAGGTTGATGGAGGAAGA CATTCCTGCACCACCTCTGGTTAAGGGTTTTGAAGAACCTGGTCCAAGTAATCAGAGGGAAGCACTAAATGGAAGCCTTAGTGATGACAGGACTCCACAAAATCTTCAACATGATGCAAACTTTCAAGATGCTGGTCCAAGTAATCAGACAGAAACACTTGACACTAGGCTTTCGGATGACAATATCCCTCAAGATATTCCAGAGATGGAAATACTGCGTGATGCTGGTCATGATTTTGGCTTAGAAAACCTTCCTCCAGTGTTGCCAGATTATGGGGACAACATAGTTGAAACAAACAGATCTTTAAACGAAATTGTGAATGAGAAGGACATCCTCTCTCCAATCATGGAAGAAAATTTAATGTCAGGGGAGAAGTCTTTACCATTTCAGCAACATTCAGAACCACCAACTTCTGCTGCCTCTGAACAGGGTCTTGAGATTCATGATACGCGTGTTGCATTTG GTGATATTTCTCCTGGACTTGGCATTATTCGATCAACTCCTCCTGTTCAGCAACCAAAAGCAAGACCAAGGAAGAGAAAGCAGCATTTCGATAAGGCGACAGTTTTGAATAATAA ATTTATGAAAAAGTCGCTTGAAGATTATAGTGATTTATTGCGTAAGAAGAGGGATGTCCCTTGCTCTGCTTTGGGTATGTGGAAGTTGAACAATGTTCGTAGAAAGGAACAAATTTTTGATCAGCCTTCATTAACTG GGTTATCTATGGATATTTGTAATATATACAAGAAGGACTGCATATTTACCAAGCCTCATTTGGTTTTATCTGAGGAAGATTTTCCAGATCCTAGGGTTGCATCATCTCCTGCTTCAACAACGGACCATCCCCCAGAGTTGAGGGTTGCACAATCTCCTGCTCACACAACTGAAGCTGTCCTAGAGCCAGTTGCTCAATCTCCTGTTCCTGAAACTGACATTGACATGGAAATGGAACGTCCTCGAAATGTTGAAAGCCAAGATGGCAGCAATTTCTTAAATGAATTTGCGCCTACTCCAGCTAGATCAATGGCTTCAACTCTTAGAGGAGATGATTTTACTCATGTAACCATTGAGACTGAATTACTGCCAACACCAGATCTTGCAGCATCCACCGGCACACGTAGGTCTGAGCTGGAAACCCCAATGACATTTTTAGAGGAGCGACTAGGTTTAGAGAACACTGCTCTTTCAGATATTCCTGATTTAATGAATTCTGCAGAATTAGAT GACCTTTATTTTCTGGAGGCAGATAACAATACACCAACAG GATCTCAAGCTACAGGAATAGTTGACTCATTGTCTGTGAGAACCag GGCTGTGGCTCAGTATTTAAAAAGACATTCTCCAATTGACCCAATCTCCGAAGACCTATCTGGAGATCTCAGTTTAAACAAGATTTTAGAAGGAAAAACCAGAAAGCTATGTGCTCGAATGTTCTTTGAGACTCTG GTTTTGAAGAGTTATGGACTTGTGGATGTACAACAAGAAGAACCTTATGGTGATATTAGTTTGAAGCTGACTCCTACATTGTCAAAGTCTCAATTTTGA
- the LOC126724578 gene encoding FT-interacting protein 3-like, protein MAKPKEDFSLKQTKPNISGSKNTTGPLRPHDLVEQMQFMFVKILKAKDLVGPDGPDTCDPYVEIILGNCKGTTKIFEKKSSPEWNQVFAFKKERIQTITLETVVRDKLNKVSHEMIGKVKFNIGDVPMRVQPDSPLAPQWYRLEDKNGVKLGAGELMLSVWMGTQADEAFSEAWISDAAESAGTAYTRSKIYHSPRLWYLRVNVIQGQDLVFRDKNRKNPEIFVRGALGNLVLRSRSSPNKNENPMWNEDMMFVAAEPFEEPLVLSVEDKLNPNKEESVCLGRVVIPLQNVMKRVDNAPASARWYNLERPEIAGEKKEQNEVKFASKLNARISLDGGYHVLDEATNYSSDLRSTVKLLWRPNIGLLELGILNATGLPVMKGKEKRTDAYCVAKYASKWVRTRTILDSLAPQWNEQFSWDVYDLCTVLTIGVFDNGHIQAGDMAGKAFHPRIGKVRIRLSTLESNRIYTYSYPLVVLQSSGVKKMGEIQLAVRFSCASFFDTLQNYTQPLLPKMHYLNPLSVYQLDSLRHQAAFITSLRLSRAEPPLRKEIVDYMLDVGSNMWSIRRAKANYDRILDLLSGIFALIKWFEQIRNWKSPAATMAFYFLFLVVVFVPKLTLSTIFLVLFLVGVWRCIKRPRHPPHLDAKLSHVDTTNEEELDEEFDPLPSKKTGEVLKRRYDRLRGIAGRMQVVLGDLATQGERVQSLLSWRDPRATMIFVCFCLVACFVTYVTPFQYVLILSMTYVLRHPRFRVGFPSVVQNFLRRLPARTDSML, encoded by the coding sequence ATGGCGAAGCCAAAAGaagatttctctctcaaacagACCAAACCAAACATCAGTGGTTCCAAAAACACGACTGGTCCATTGAGACCCCACGACCTCGTTGAACAAATGCAGTTCATGTTCGTAAAGATTTTGAAAGCAAAGGATTTGGTAGGGCCTGATGGACCTGATACCTGTGATCCTTACGTGGAAATTATATTAGGAAACTGTAAAGGCACCACAAAGATCTTTGAGAAGAAGTCAAGCCCAGAATGGAACCAAGTCTTTGCTTTCAAAAAAGAGCGGATTCAGACAATTACTTTGGAGACTGTTGTCAGAGATAAGCTTAACAAAGTGAGTCATGAAATGATTGGTAAAGTCAAGTTCAATATTGGTGATGTTCCTATGCGTGTTCAGCCAGATAGTCCATTGGCGCCACAGTGGTATAGGTTGGAGGATAAGAATGGTGTGAAGCTTGGAGCAGGAGAGTTGATGTTGTCTGTCTGGATGGGGACTCAGGCAGATGAAGCTTTTTCTGAAGCATGGATTTCGGATGCTGCAGAATCTGCAGGTACAGCATATACGAGGTCTAAGATATATCATTCACCTAGGCTATGGTATCTTAGAGTTAATGTAATTCAAGGTCAAGATTTGGTATTCAGAGATAAGAACAGGAAAAATCCGGAAATTTTTGTAAGGGGTGCACTTGGGAATTTGGTGTTGAGAAGTAGGAGTTCACCAAATAAGAATGAGAATCCTATGTGGAATGAGGATATGATGTTTGTAGCAGCAGAACCATTTGAAGAACCTTTGGTTTTGAGTGTGGAGGATAAGTTGAATCCGAATAAGGAAGAGAGTGTGTGCTTGGGGAGGGTTGTGATTCCTTTACAAAATGTGATGAAGAGGGTAGACAATGCACCTGCAAGTGCTAGGTGGTATAATCTTGAGAGACCTGAAATTGCaggggaaaagaaagaacagaacGAGGTGAAATTTGCAAGTAAGCTTAATGCAAGGATTTCTTTGGATGGGGGTTATCATGTTCTTGATGAGGCTACTAACTATAGTAGTGATCTCAGGTCTACGGTAAAGCTGTTGTGGAGGCCTAATATTGGGCTATTGGAATTGGGGATTTTGAATGCTACCGGTCTGCCAGTGATGAAGGGTAAAGAGAAGCGTACTGATGCCTATTGTGTAGCTAAATATGCGTCAAAATGGGTGCGGACAAGGACTATTCTTGATAGTTTGGCTCCACAGTGGAATGAACAGTTTTCATGGGATGTTTATGATTTGTGTACTGTTTTGACAATTGGGGTGTTTGATAATGGTCACATACAGGCAGGGGATATGGCTGGAAAAGCATTTCATCCAAGAATTGGGAAGGTAAGAATTCGTTTATCCACTCTTGAAAGTAATCGGATTTACACTTATTCTTATCCGCTTGTGGTCTTACAATCTTCTGGGGTGAAGAAGATGGGAGAAATTCAGTTGGCTGTGAGATTTTCTTGTGCATCTTTTTTTGATACGCTGCAAAATTATACTCAACCTTTACTTCCCAAGATGCATTACCTTAACCCTCTATCTGTATATCAGCTTGATAGCTTGAGGCACCAAGCCGCTTTTATAACCTCGTTGAGGTTGAGCCGTGCTGAGCCACCTCTAAGGAAAGAAATTGTCGATTACATGTTAGACGTTGGATCAAACATGTGGAGCATACGGAGAGCGAAAGCAAATTACGACAGGATCTTAGATCTTTTGAGTGGTATTTTTGCATTAATCAAATGGTTTGAGCAGATACGCAATTGGAAGAGTCCTGCTGCAACAATGGCCTTTTATTTCCTGTTcttggttgtggtttttgtcCCAAAACTGACGTTGTCTACAATCTTCTTAGTCCTTTTTCTAGTTGGGGTTTGGCGCTGCATAAAGAGGCCAAGGCATCCTCCTCACTTGGATGCCAAACTATCTCATGTTGATACAACAAATGAAGAAGAACTCGATGAAGAATTTGATCCATTACCATCTAAGAAAACAGGTGAAGTTTTAAAAAGGAGATATGATCGATTAAGAGGCATTGCTGGGAGGATGCAAGTGGTGCTTGGTGACTTGGCAACTCAAGGAGAGAGGGTGCAATCTCTTCTAAGTTGGCGAGATCCAAGAGCTACAATGATCTTTGTGTGTTTCTGCTTGGTAGCTTGCTTTGTGACATATGTCACTCCTTTTCAATACGTTCTCATTCTTTCTATGACTTATGTGCTAAGGCATCCAAGATTTCGTGTTGGCTTTCCTTCGGTGGTCCAAAACTTTCTAAGAAGGTTGCCTGCAAGAACAGATAGCATGCTTTGA